One Hyphomicrobium sp. CS1GBMeth3 DNA segment encodes these proteins:
- a CDS encoding OmpA family protein, with translation MTLLRTFLPPSLLLSAFALGTPLAYAQDASLAEARKLELAQKADEEEEGKKKGRRDSDEERGRKGKSRDETPNRERKREDARQDRQPEKRKTSEPKEREAPARQDVIERKHQEPPQPRENMLPRRQDEERARRDDARQRRDAEQSREKAGKDQQLRELEARDRKQKQEAERARQEAEKQKADAARREAEKLKQIEGQKARENAERQKQEAERQRLEAERARQDAARKKPEAERGNIGRERYSREPQREADRERKDRRDRGKFDRSRADQEFQRARKEAEQKGGKGPAEVFRPQAAKRFEELRKGRKTREVGSREIITEPDKRVIVRDEKRTFIRHDESARLTRKGREVRRERRKDGLWTVVTAGLAGAMIYSLMDDDGRVVRRSRRDRDGRDYVLFDDRRHYHGRGRGSDYRPIYIDLPPPVVRIPRHHYIVDYERASFDDIYDALNAPPIERLDRSYSLDEVRYNYRILERMRRVDLDAINFAFGSWEVGEDQYPKLERMARAIHRVLDRSPSELFLIEGHTDAVGDEIDNLSLSDRRAEMVAAILSDTFDIPPENLTTQGYGEEYLKELTDGPSRINRRVAVRRITPLLSRDGWDDPT, from the coding sequence ATGACACTTTTGCGGACCTTCCTCCCCCCGTCTCTGCTTCTCTCCGCCTTCGCTCTTGGAACGCCGCTTGCTTATGCTCAGGACGCTTCTCTCGCCGAAGCGCGGAAGCTCGAGCTGGCTCAGAAAGCCGACGAAGAGGAAGAGGGAAAGAAAAAAGGCAGGCGCGACTCCGACGAGGAGCGCGGAAGGAAAGGAAAATCCAGGGACGAGACACCGAACCGCGAACGCAAGCGCGAGGATGCGCGGCAGGACCGCCAGCCGGAGAAACGAAAGACCTCCGAGCCGAAGGAACGCGAGGCACCTGCGCGGCAAGACGTCATCGAGCGGAAGCATCAGGAGCCCCCGCAACCGCGTGAGAATATGCTTCCACGTCGGCAGGATGAAGAGCGCGCACGGCGCGACGATGCCAGGCAGCGGCGCGACGCCGAGCAAAGCCGCGAAAAGGCCGGCAAGGACCAGCAGCTCCGCGAGTTGGAAGCTCGCGATCGCAAGCAGAAGCAGGAGGCTGAGCGAGCGCGACAGGAGGCCGAAAAACAGAAGGCCGATGCAGCCCGCCGCGAAGCCGAAAAGCTCAAGCAGATCGAAGGGCAGAAGGCCCGCGAGAATGCCGAGCGACAGAAACAGGAGGCCGAACGGCAGCGGCTGGAGGCAGAGCGTGCCCGTCAGGATGCCGCGCGTAAGAAGCCAGAGGCGGAGCGTGGAAATATTGGACGTGAGCGGTATTCGCGAGAGCCGCAGCGCGAGGCGGACCGTGAGCGTAAAGATCGGCGCGATCGCGGCAAGTTCGACCGGTCCCGTGCGGACCAGGAATTCCAGAGGGCTCGCAAGGAGGCTGAACAGAAGGGTGGCAAAGGCCCGGCGGAAGTGTTTCGTCCTCAGGCTGCAAAACGCTTCGAGGAGTTGCGCAAGGGGCGGAAAACGCGAGAGGTCGGCTCTCGCGAGATCATCACCGAGCCCGATAAGCGCGTGATCGTACGCGATGAGAAACGTACCTTCATCCGCCACGACGAAAGTGCGCGGCTGACGCGTAAGGGTCGCGAGGTGCGCCGCGAACGGCGCAAGGACGGACTGTGGACGGTCGTGACGGCGGGCCTCGCCGGCGCTATGATCTATTCGCTTATGGATGACGACGGCCGCGTGGTGCGACGCAGCCGCAGGGATCGGGACGGCCGCGATTACGTGCTGTTCGATGACCGTCGCCATTACCATGGACGGGGCCGCGGGTCCGATTACCGGCCCATCTACATCGACCTGCCGCCGCCGGTGGTGCGGATTCCGCGACATCACTACATCGTCGACTACGAGCGTGCGTCGTTCGACGATATCTACGATGCGCTCAACGCACCGCCGATCGAGCGGCTGGACCGCAGCTATTCCCTCGACGAGGTGCGCTACAATTACAGAATCCTAGAGCGCATGCGGCGCGTCGATCTCGATGCGATCAATTTTGCCTTCGGCTCGTGGGAGGTTGGCGAGGACCAGTATCCGAAGCTTGAGCGTATGGCGCGCGCCATCCATCGGGTGCTCGACCGCTCACCCAGCGAGCTGTTCCTTATCGAGGGGCACACTGATGCAGTTGGTGACGAGATCGACAACCTGTCGCTCTCCGACCGGCGCGCCGAGATGGTCGCGGCGATCCTGAGCGACACCTTCGACATCCCCCCAGAGAACCTCACCACGCAAGGCTACGGAGAGGAATACCTCAAGGAGCTGACCGACGGCCCGTCGCGGATCAACCGTCGCGTGGCGGTCCGGCGCATCACGCCGCTCCTGTCGCGGGATGGCTGGGACGACCCGACCTGA
- a CDS encoding PAS domain S-box protein, with protein MAEKTSPDDRETGAESQPREQGEAENHAAYLAAIVTSSQDAIVSKTLDGRITSWNEGATRIFGYRADEMIGQSIKRVIPPELLDEEDRILARIRSGERVDPFDTVRMTKDGRRIDVSLSISPVRDKSGKLIGAAKVARDISERKQAEKLQQLLIGELNHRVKNTLATVQAIAGQTIRRAKSPSDFAASFNGRLQALARTHTMLTDNTWRGADLLYLIKDQLLLGEDEDERIAYYGPSVILQPQVALHLAMVIHELATNARKYGALSVPNGRLAVDWVVRTGGDRKLDLSWRETGGPTVTAPTSRGFGMTVVEQSLAAHGGEARLLYESHGLSCSISLPLPETLEPDWIERATRMALRPNGIGRGGVAATRFIVIEDEPVVAMDVESTLTDLGHDVVGTAATLEKAKELVAAGGFDAALLDANLAGTPVDELAAALTRNGTPFAFVTGYGRESLPEAFRNSLILGKPFTLEGLKSTIALLARDTHTPPAVSRLRGRA; from the coding sequence ATGGCCGAAAAGACGTCGCCGGATGATCGGGAAACCGGCGCGGAATCGCAGCCCCGAGAGCAGGGAGAGGCGGAGAACCACGCTGCCTACCTGGCGGCTATCGTCACCTCCTCCCAGGACGCCATCGTCAGCAAAACTCTGGACGGGCGGATCACGTCATGGAACGAAGGCGCCACGCGGATCTTCGGCTACCGCGCTGACGAGATGATCGGGCAGTCCATCAAGCGCGTTATTCCTCCCGAACTACTCGATGAAGAGGACAGAATCCTCGCTCGTATCCGCTCCGGCGAGCGCGTGGATCCGTTCGATACGGTCCGCATGACGAAGGATGGCCGGCGCATTGACGTCTCCCTCTCCATCTCCCCCGTGCGCGACAAATCCGGCAAGCTGATCGGCGCCGCCAAAGTGGCTCGTGACATCAGCGAGCGGAAGCAGGCGGAAAAGTTGCAGCAGCTTCTGATCGGCGAACTCAATCACCGTGTGAAGAACACGTTGGCGACAGTGCAGGCCATCGCGGGCCAGACCATTCGGCGTGCGAAGAGCCCGTCTGATTTCGCCGCCAGCTTCAACGGTCGCCTGCAGGCACTGGCTCGCACGCACACCATGCTGACGGACAACACCTGGCGCGGTGCGGACCTGCTTTATTTGATCAAGGATCAGCTCCTGCTGGGCGAGGATGAGGATGAGCGCATCGCGTACTATGGACCGTCGGTGATCCTTCAGCCTCAAGTGGCGCTTCATCTCGCCATGGTCATTCACGAGCTTGCCACCAACGCCCGGAAATACGGCGCCTTGTCCGTGCCGAATGGGCGGCTGGCCGTTGACTGGGTTGTACGGACCGGCGGTGACCGCAAGCTCGATCTTTCATGGCGCGAAACGGGAGGTCCAACGGTCACGGCGCCGACGAGCCGCGGCTTTGGCATGACCGTGGTCGAGCAAAGCCTTGCTGCCCACGGGGGCGAGGCGCGCCTTCTCTACGAAAGCCACGGTCTCTCCTGCTCCATCAGCCTGCCGCTACCGGAAACTCTCGAGCCGGATTGGATCGAGAGAGCAACTCGCATGGCGCTGAGGCCAAACGGCATCGGACGCGGCGGAGTGGCCGCCACCCGTTTCATCGTGATCGAGGACGAACCGGTCGTAGCGATGGATGTTGAATCGACCTTGACCGACCTCGGTCATGACGTGGTGGGCACGGCGGCTACCCTCGAGAAGGCGAAAGAGCTAGTAGCGGCTGGCGGCTTCGACGCTGCGTTGCTCGACGCCAATCTCGCGGGTACGCCCGTGGACGAACTGGCTGCCGCGCTCACACGAAACGGCACGCCGTTCGCTTTCGTAACCGGCTATGGACGCGAAAGCCTGCCCGAAGCGTTCCGCAACAGCCTTATCCTCGGCAAGCCCTTCACTCTCGAGGGATTGAAATCGACGATCGCGCTGCTCGCGCGGGACACGCACACGCCGCCCGCTGTCTCGCGGCTCAGGGGGCGGGCCTAG